In a single window of the Antedon mediterranea chromosome 1, ecAntMedi1.1, whole genome shotgun sequence genome:
- the LOC140061172 gene encoding protein argonaute-2-like, with amino-acid sequence MYQPHNTMYPQHNIPLPQQQQQQQQQSQPPPQTPGGPPPPVQTQIPTSSMPQPPHQTQLVQPIPTEAGASAVPGLELAHFESPRRPNIGTEGRRILLRANHFKIMMPKEDVYHYDIDITPEKCPRRVNREVIETLVKVYSVKVFANQKPVFDGRKNLYSREPLPIGNEKVDLEVVLPGEGRDRSFKVSIKYMSRVSLFQLQAALEGQIALVPFDAIQALDVIMRHLPSMTYTPVGRSFFTAPENYYHPLGGGREVWFGFHQSVRPSMWKMMLNIDVSATAFYKAQPVIEFMGEVLDIRDLHENRRPLSDSHRVKFTKEIRGLKIEITHCGNMRRKYRVCNVTRRPAQTLTFPLQLENGQTVDCTVAKYFMDKYRMKLHYPFLPCLQVGQEQRHTYLPLEVCNIVAGQRCIKKLTDNQTSTMIKATARSAPDREREINSLLQRAKFNEDPYMRQFGISISNEMTEIHGRVLNPPKLQYGGRVSTRQQAVPNSGVWDMRGKQFHSGVEIRIWAIACFAPQHTCREESLRSFTAQLQKISNDAGMPIIGQPSFCKYASGADQVEPIFRHLKSTFEGLQLIIVVLPGKTPVYAEVKRVGDTLLGIATQCVQVKNVNKTSPQTLSNLCLKINVKLGGVNNILLPQIRPPVFREPIIFLGADVTHPPAGDEKKPSIAAVVGSMDAHPSRYAATVRVQQHRQEIINDLSGMVRDLLVQFYRSTQFKPCRIIMYRDGVSEGQFPQVLAHELRAIREACTSLEIGYQPGITLIVVQKRHHTRLFCSDKREQVGRSGNIPAGTTVDVGITHPTEFDFYLCSHAGIQGTSRPSHYHVLWDDNSFSADELQTLTYQLCHTYVRCTRSVSIPAPAYYAHLVAFRARYHLVEKDHDSPSQSRNGSYVGSGGDSGNGSQHSHSGNGRNFVDMARAIKVHDDQLQVMYFA; translated from the exons ATGTACCAGCCTCACAACACAATGTATCCTCAACATA ATATACCCCTGCCTcaacagcagcaacagcagcaacagcagTCACAGCCACCACCACAGACTCCAGGTGGCCCACCACCACCTGTACAAACTCAAATACCTACAAGCTCAATGCCTCAACCACCGCATCAGACTCAACTCGTTCAGCCTATTCCAACGGAAGCTGGAGCTTCTGCCGTACCTGGATTGGAACTTGCGCATTTTGAATCACCACGGAGGCCGAACATCGGCACCGAAGGAAGGCGTATTTTACTCCGAgctaatcattttaaaatcatgaTGCCGAAGGAAGATGTGTACcattatgatattgatattaCACCAGAAAAGTGCCCTAGGAGGGTAAACAG gGAGGTTATTGAAACGCTTGTGAAGGTGTATTCCGTAAAGGTATTTGCCAATCAGAAGCCGGTATTTGATGGTAGGAAAAACCTGTATAGTCGGGAACCTCTCCCCATCGGCAATGAGAAG GTTGATCTAGAAGTAGTCTTACCTGGTGAGGGGCGTGACCGATCATTTAAAGTATCCATCAAATACATGTCAAGGGTCAGCCTATTTCAGCTGCAGGCAGCATTAGAAGGCCAGATTGCATTGGTCCCATTTGATGCAATTCAAGCCCTGGATGTTATCATGAGGCATCTGCCATCAATGAC ATATACACCCGTTGGACGATCTTTCTTCACAGCACCTGAAAACTATTACCATCCATTAGGAGGTGGCAGAGAGGTTTGGTTCGGTTTTCATCAAAGTGTTCGTCCTTCGATGTGGAAAATGATGCTGAACATTGATG TTTCGGCGACCGCTTTTTACAAAGCTCAACCTGTTATTGAATTCATGGGCGAAGTGTTGGACATCCGGGATTTGCACGAGAACCGACGACCTCTTTCAGATTCTCATCGTGTCAAATTCACCAAAGAAATACGAG gATTGAAGATTGAAATAACACACTGTGGAAATATGAGGAGAAAATATAGAGTGTGCAATGTAACAAGGAGACCAGCACAAACTTTAAC ATTCCCCCTTCAGTTAGAGAATGGACAAACAGTAGACTGCACCGTGGCTAAGTATTTTATGGACAAATACAGAATGAAGTTGCA TTATCCGTTTTTACCTTGCCTACAAGTTGGACAAGAACAAAGACACACCTACCTCCCATTAGAA GTGTGTAATATCGTTGCTGGACAAAGATGTATAAAAAAACTCACCGACAACCAAACTTCTACAATGATTAAG GCCACAGCAAGATCCGCGCCAGACAGAGAGCGTGAAATTAATAGTCTTCTCCAACGAGCAAAGTTCAACGAGGACCCGTACATGCGGCAGTTTGGTATCAGTATCAGCAATGAGATGACAGAGATACATGGACGGGTATTAAACCCGCCTAAACTGCAATATGGGGGCAGAGTGAGT ACTCGTCAGCAAGCAGTGCCTAACAGTGGTGTTTGGGACATGCGTGGTAAGCAGTTCCATTCAGGGGTAGAAATCCGTATTTGGGCAATAGCATGCTTTGCACCTCAACACACCTGTCGTGAGGAGTCTCTAAG ATCGTTTACCGCACAACTCCAGAAGATCTCAAACGACGCTGGTATGCCGATCATAGGCCAGCCATCCTTTTGTAAATATGCCAGCGGAGCTGACCAGGTCGAGCCTATTTTCAGGCATCTGAAATCAACTTTTGAAGGGCTACAGTTAATCATTGTAGTTTTACCGGGCAAGACACCAGTTTATG cGGAAGTAAAGAGAGTTGGAGACACACTACTTGGGATCGCAACACAGTGTGTGCAGGTGAAAAACGTGAACAAGACATCACCGCAGACTCTCTCAAACCTCTGTCTCAAAATCAACGTCAAGTTAGGAGGTGTAAATAACATTCTACTTCCTCAAATaag ACCACCTGTCTTCCGTGAGCCAATCATTTTCCTTGGTGCTGATGTAACGCATCCTCCTGCTGGTGACGAGAAGAAGCCCTCTATAGCAGCT GTCGTTGGCAGTATGGATGCACATCCAAGTCGCTATGCAGCTACAGTACGTGTTCAACAACACCGTCaagaaattattaatgatttaagTGGAATGGTGCGGGATCTGTTGGTACAATTCTATCGCTCAACACAATTTAAACCCTGTAGAATTATCATGTATAGAGATGGCGTTAGTGAAGGCCAATTCCCTCAG GTTCTGGCACATGAACTGCGTGCTATACGTGAAGCTTGCACCTCACTTGAGATCGGCTACCAGCCAGGTATTACGTTAATTGTTGTGCAGAAGCGCCATCATACTAGACTCTTCTGCTCGGATAAACGGGAGCAGGTTGGTCGTAGTGGCAACATTCCTGCAGGAACCACCGTTGATGTCGGTATCACTCATCCCACTGAATTTGATTTCTACCTGTGTAGTCATGCCGGTATACAG GGAACCAGCAGACCGTCGCATTACCACGTGTTGTGGGATGACAACTCGTTCTCTGCTGATGAGTTGCAGACTTTGACGTATCAGTTGTGTCACACGTATGTGCGTTGTACACGCAGCGTTTCAATTCCAGCCCCAGCTTACTATGCACACTTGGTAGCCTTCAGGGCTAGATATCACTTGGTTGAGAAAGACCATGACAG ccCAAGTCAGTCTCGTAATGGGAGCTATGTTGGAAGTGGTGGAGACAG tgGCAATGGAAGTCAGCATTCACACAGCGGCAATGGTAGAAACTTTGTAGACATGGCCCGAGCAATCAAGGTTCACGACGACCAGCTGCAAGTGATGTACTTTGCATAA